Below is a genomic region from Helicobacter ibis.
AAGTAATGGCGATATAGGTAAAGCTCACTCTGGTGGCTTCTCTGGTACTTTTCTAAACCAAGGAACCATAACTGGTGGTGTAGAAATTAAGAACTTTATTGTATCTGGCGGAGAAACTGCAACTTTTAAAAATGATGGCTCTATGGGCTATTTACATTTTGATAAAATAGGTGTAAATCCGACAAATAGTGGGGCTAATGCAGTAATAACTAACAATGGGACTATAGAAGGTGATTTTTCTGTTAAGTTGGTAGATGTTAGCACAAGCAAGAAAGCTTCAGGTGCTAATGTATCTATTACTAACGTTGGACAAATCGGTGGCAATATAGTACTTGATAAGGTAAATGTAGCTATAGTAAATGGTTCTGGAGATGCTACTTTCAATCTAAATAATGAAGCAGGTGCTACAGTTAAAGGTTCCATAAATATTGATAAATTAGTTGTTAGCAATGTTAGTGGCGGTGGAGATTTTGGTAAAATAACAGCCAATATAACTAATGCTGGTACGATTGGTAATGGTATGAATATCGGTTCAATCGACTTCAAAGGCAATGGTGTAAGTGGTGGCTCAATTAATATAGCAAACTCAGGCACTATTAAAGGTTATATGACATTAGGAACAGTAGATATTATTAGCCAATCTGGTTCTCATACGCTAGATATATCTAATAGCGGTCTATTGGATGGTTTAAAACTTAATGGAAATATAACATTAGCAGCTGGTGAAAACAAAGTAAGCAAAGGTTCATCTAATTTAAAAATTTCTAACTCAGGTACATTGGGTACTTTTGAAATAGCTAATGGTGTTAATATAAATGTATCTTCAGGCTCTGCTGTTATTTCAAATACTGGTAGTATTACTGATTGGATTAACAACGGGAATATTAATGCTGAAGGCTCTTCAGGTTCTATAACCATCAGTAACTCTGGCACTATTGAAAACCTTATAAATAATGGTAAGGTTCTAAATAAAACTGGATTTGAAAATAGCGGTAATATTACTAACTTTACTAACTCAAAAACTGGGTTTATTTCTAAAATTACAAATGCTGATGCTTCTGCGAATGCATATATTGGCACATTAAATAATGCTGGTAAAATAACAACAATAGTAAATGGTGGCACTTCTTCATATGGCACAATTAATACCCTAGTAAATACAGGTTCTATTGGTTCAGGTGCTAATACTGCTGCTGGTGTTGCAAATAATGCTGGAAGTGTTATTAACACAATTGCTAACTATGGAAACATTATAGATGGTGCAAATTTCTCTGGAGCTAATGCTGCTATTTATAACCTAGGTTCAATTGGAACAATTATTAACTCAAATAAGTTTATCACTGAGAGCCCAGATGGTAGCGGTTCTACTACAACTTCTACAGCTGGTAAAATAGGACATATAGTAGCAAGCGGTGCTAGCGGTGCTGGTACTATTTCTTTGATAGACAACCAACAAGGTGCAAGTATCACTGGAATATTCAACAACGCTACATCAATTAGCAATATTCAAAATGCTGGCAATATTGGTTCTATTAAATTAAATGGTGGAGATAAAGCTACTGATAATAGCGCTACAATTGGCACTATTACAAACGCTATTGATGGTGTAATTGGCTCTATTGCTTTAAATAGTAGTGGTGCTTCAGCTACAATCGATACTATAAATAATGCTGGTGTTATTGGAAATAAAAATGCTACTAACTCAACACAAGATGCTATTTCATTTAAATCTGGTGGTGGAAACATAGCTACACTTAATAATACTGGAAGCATTAATGGTAATATCAACCTAACTGATGTTAGTGGAAATGGTATTGGAACCCTTAATAACTCAGGAACAATTACTGGAAAAATTACTTTAAATGGTGGCAAACTGGATGCTTCTTCTGTTGCAACTATTAATACGCTTACTAACTATGAAACAGGTTCAATTGGTGAAATATTAGTTGGTAGCAATAGTGGTGGTCATATTGGAACTCTTAACAACTACGGAACAATTACAAATGGTATAACTATAGCTAATGGTTCTGGTTCAATTGTAAACTTAAACAACTACTCTACACTTGGAAATGTTGATACTGGTAAAGTTGGTTTAACTAACAATAACACAATCGACAATCTAAGAAACTATGAGACAGGTTCAATCGTATATGCTGGAACTGGAACAATCGATAAGCTTCTAGATAACAAAGGAACAATTGCTTTAGCTAAAGGAACTTCTAATGCTATAAATCTAGCAGATGGTGCAAGAGTAACAAATACTGGTAAAATCATAGGTTCTCAAGATGGAGTTAGTATATTTAGCACTATGGGAGCTATTAGCATCAACAATACAGGTTCAGTAGATGTTAGAAACTATAAGCAATCTCAAATTCACCTATCTGGTGCAGGTGCAAGTGCAAACATTGAAGCTTGGAAACTAACTCTAAATGAAAGCACATCAACATTTAACAACACTCCTGGATATACATACAGAGTAAGTGATGAAAGATATCTATCAGGCACATTTATTCCTGCAGAAGTAACTCCTCCAACAGATGGAAGTGGTGGTGATACAGGTAGTGGTGCAGATGTTGCAACTCCAAAAGGTAAGTGGGTATTTACAACTATTGGTTCTGGTGCTAATACAGATTCAAACAAAATGAATGCTAATTCACATATTTATGTATCTAAAGATGAGAATGGTAAGTTTGAAAATGTAAACTTCCTAGATAAATCTATAGTTCTAGATCTATCAACTCAAGGCTTTGAAATAGGTCAAGTATATAATATGGATAATCTAGTATATGGTGTTGATAATAACGGTCTATTAACAGGTATAGGTTCTGCTGAATGGACTATTAAAGACAATGGTAGTGGTAATGGAACACTAGTATATGAATTAGATAGTGGTGCTTCAAGCGTTAATGGTGGTAGAGGTCTAACATCTGCTAACTTAGCAATCCAAGATGATCTATACACTATTAGTGATACATTCATTGATACAATAACTTCTGAAAAGGGTGATGGTAAGAGAGTAAGAGGTTTCTCTGTTGGTGTTGATGTAGCAAATGGTGCTGGAGCAATCCTAGCTCAAGGTCTAACAAATGTTAGTGCTAGAAGATCTCTATTCATTGATTCAATTACAACAACAGCTATCCAAGCTACAGTTGATCAAACAAATAGAATGCAACAAGTTAGCTACAATGATAGTGATGTTAATTTTGAAAGCCTAGCTAAATATGCTCAAATCTCTACAGATGCATATAGTGCAACAACAAATAGAGATACATATTTCTATGCAATACCTTACTATACAGCAGATAGCATGGATCTACAAGGTGGATTTGAAAACCTAGAAGGTAACACTTATGGTCTTATTGCTGGTGCTCAAAAGAATCTATATGATGCAGGTATAGTTGGTATCTTCTTCGGATTTGAAAGTGGTAGCTATGATACAAGTGCTAGATACACATCATACAAGCAAGATGACTTAACATTCTATGGTGGTCTAAACTACTATAAAGTATTAGGTGGAACAGAAAGCAGAGAATACTATGTAAAAGCTATAGCTAAAGCTGCATTAATTAGCTCAGATGTTTCAAGAAGCACAACAGCAGGAAGTGGAACTGGTGATGCAAGCGTAGATAGTGCTAACTTTGGTGCTGGTGTTGATTTAGGTATCAATTTCTATCTAACAGATGCTCATGTAATTTCACCAGAAATTGGTATAAGCTATGATAGATTAAATACTGATAGTTTTGTAATAGGCAATCAATATTATGAAGAAAGCGATGCAAATCTATTACAAGGTAAAATAGGATTTAACTGGTTAGCTCAATGGTCACCAGTATTTAGCACAAATTTCGGTGCAGGTATCAAAAACAACTTCACAGGTGATATTGATACAGCTGTAAGAATTGACAATAATCACATTAGCCAAACAGTTGATCTACCAAGCACATATCAATATGTTCAAGGTGGTCTAAGCTATATGATTACTAATAACATTGAAGTTTCTCTAAACTACAATGGTAACTATTCAAGTGATACATCATCTCACTCAGGTCTATTAAGACTAGGTATGTGGTGGTAAGCGATTCTTCCCTCTAAGGGAGGAGTAAATTCAATTCTTTACAATCTTCTTTCTTAAAAGTCTAAGTTTCAACACTAAGTTGGATCTTAGCTTTTAGAATTAACACTCTTTTTATTTTTGTTGTAAAATCAAGTTTTAATTTAGGGAAAATGGAGTTTTTATGTCTAGAAGTAGTGCTTTTATATTGGGATTAGCATTTATAATTGGTAGTATAGTAGTCTTTTTTGGTGGTCTGAAACTTGGAGAGGAGTTTCTATCTAAAGAAAGAAGTGTTATTGTTAAGGGGCTAAGTCAAAGGGAAGTGGAAGCAGATATTATTGTCTTGCCGATACAATTCAGCAAAGCCAGTAATGATTTAAACGCTTTATCAATAGAGCTAGAGAGTGATTCTAAGAAAATTTATAACTTTTTGCTTGAATCTGGCTTTAGTAATGATGAAATAACCTTTATGCCAAATACTATAAATGACAAAATAGGTAATTCATATAATAGCGACGCTCAAATTGCGTATAGATATGATGGTTCTGGTGGACTTACTCTATATACCGATAAAATAAAACTTGCAAGAGATGTAATGAATAATTTATCAAGCTTGAGCAAACAAGGCGTTATCATACAAATTAATAATTATGAAATAGAATATTTATATACAAAACTAAATGATATAAAGCCTTTGATGATAGAGGAGGCTACAAATAATGCAAGAGAAGTTGCAAGTAAGTTTGCACAAGATTCTAATAGCAGTCTAGGTAAGATAAAGAAAGCTTCTCAAGGTCAATTTAGCATACAAAATAGAGATAAAAATACAAAGCATATAAAGACTATAAGGGTTGTATCTACTATTGAATACTATTTAAAAGATTAAGTTGTTCTTGTGTTTGTTAGTATGCTTTAATCTAAATAAGCTATAAAAGCTTTGTTTGGCTTTTGTCTTTAGTTTGTTAGTGGGAGTGATGTCTGCTTCCATTATATCTGCATAAAACACTTAATAAGAAGCGTTTATATTTTGGTTTGCTCTAGCAAATAATAGTTAAAATTTTATATTTCAATGCAAACAAAATTTAGTATTTTGTAATATCGCTTGAATCTTTTCTTTTTACTTTTGTATTGACTTTACTTGTTGTGCTTGAACAATGCTAGAGAACAATGAAAATAAAGTGTGAAAATAAAGTGGCCGGGAGAGAGGGATTCGAACCCCCGGAGGTGTGACCCTCAACGGTTTTCAAGACCGCCGCTTTCGACCACTCAGCCATCTCCCGAGAATGGAGGCGACACCCAGATTCGAACTGGGGAATCAAGGCTTTGCAGGCCCATGCCTTACCGCTTGGCTATGTCGCCAACAAAACAACAAAATAAGTGGTGCCCAGAGCCGGACTTGAACCGGCACGGACGCAATGTCCGAGGGATTTTAAGTCCCTTGTGTCTACCATTCCACCACCTGGGCTTATAAATATAAAATAAAAACTTATACTTTTTATGATTATGGAGCGGGAGACGGGGATCGAACCCGCGGCCCCAACCTTGGCAAGGTTGTGCTCTACCACTGAGCTACTCCCGCAAATTAAAAAAGAAATGTGATTATAGCTATGGTTTTTTTAAAATTTTATAAAATTTTACATTTAATAGTAAATTTTACAAAAAATGTTAGAATCGGCAAATTTTATTTTTTAGGTTTATGATATGAAATTAATTGTTATGTTGTTTATGATTTTTATGATTGTTGGTTGTGATACAAGAAAAGATATAGATGATGCACAAATCAAAAGTGAAAAATTAATAAATCTCACATTAAGTGCAAATAATGGTGAAAAGGTAGAGATAAAGCAGATACAAGCAACAAGCGATAATTTATTAGAAAATTTAGAAGTTAAAGGAAGTAGCGAGATTGTTTTGTTGTTTTTCTTTACTACTTGGTGTGAGCCTTGTTTGGGTGTTATGCCACATATGGAAAGATTGTCT
It encodes:
- a CDS encoding SIMPL domain-containing protein: MSRSSAFILGLAFIIGSIVVFFGGLKLGEEFLSKERSVIVKGLSQREVEADIIVLPIQFSKASNDLNALSIELESDSKKIYNFLLESGFSNDEITFMPNTINDKIGNSYNSDAQIAYRYDGSGGLTLYTDKIKLARDVMNNLSSLSKQGVIIQINNYEIEYLYTKLNDIKPLMIEEATNNAREVASKFAQDSNSSLGKIKKASQGQFSIQNRDKNTKHIKTIRVVSTIEYYLKD
- a CDS encoding beta strand repeat-containing protein, with translation MKKKTNKKFTASKKSLVLSLACVSVLATVANAEISGLDQSGADKSSVKGDQNLVINEQISGSILDINGFSGGKNITINSGVTIGSITDSVNPSNGDIGKAHSGGFSGTFLNQGTITGGVEIKNFIVSGGETATFKNDGSMGYLHFDKIGVNPTNSGANAVITNNGTIEGDFSVKLVDVSTSKKASGANVSITNVGQIGGNIVLDKVNVAIVNGSGDATFNLNNEAGATVKGSINIDKLVVSNVSGGGDFGKITANITNAGTIGNGMNIGSIDFKGNGVSGGSINIANSGTIKGYMTLGTVDIISQSGSHTLDISNSGLLDGLKLNGNITLAAGENKVSKGSSNLKISNSGTLGTFEIANGVNINVSSGSAVISNTGSITDWINNGNINAEGSSGSITISNSGTIENLINNGKVLNKTGFENSGNITNFTNSKTGFISKITNADASANAYIGTLNNAGKITTIVNGGTSSYGTINTLVNTGSIGSGANTAAGVANNAGSVINTIANYGNIIDGANFSGANAAIYNLGSIGTIINSNKFITESPDGSGSTTTSTAGKIGHIVASGASGAGTISLIDNQQGASITGIFNNATSISNIQNAGNIGSIKLNGGDKATDNSATIGTITNAIDGVIGSIALNSSGASATIDTINNAGVIGNKNATNSTQDAISFKSGGGNIATLNNTGSINGNINLTDVSGNGIGTLNNSGTITGKITLNGGKLDASSVATINTLTNYETGSIGEILVGSNSGGHIGTLNNYGTITNGITIANGSGSIVNLNNYSTLGNVDTGKVGLTNNNTIDNLRNYETGSIVYAGTGTIDKLLDNKGTIALAKGTSNAINLADGARVTNTGKIIGSQDGVSIFSTMGAISINNTGSVDVRNYKQSQIHLSGAGASANIEAWKLTLNESTSTFNNTPGYTYRVSDERYLSGTFIPAEVTPPTDGSGGDTGSGADVATPKGKWVFTTIGSGANTDSNKMNANSHIYVSKDENGKFENVNFLDKSIVLDLSTQGFEIGQVYNMDNLVYGVDNNGLLTGIGSAEWTIKDNGSGNGTLVYELDSGASSVNGGRGLTSANLAIQDDLYTISDTFIDTITSEKGDGKRVRGFSVGVDVANGAGAILAQGLTNVSARRSLFIDSITTTAIQATVDQTNRMQQVSYNDSDVNFESLAKYAQISTDAYSATTNRDTYFYAIPYYTADSMDLQGGFENLEGNTYGLIAGAQKNLYDAGIVGIFFGFESGSYDTSARYTSYKQDDLTFYGGLNYYKVLGGTESREYYVKAIAKAALISSDVSRSTTAGSGTGDASVDSANFGAGVDLGINFYLTDAHVISPEIGISYDRLNTDSFVIGNQYYEESDANLLQGKIGFNWLAQWSPVFSTNFGAGIKNNFTGDIDTAVRIDNNHISQTVDLPSTYQYVQGGLSYMITNNIEVSLNYNGNYSSDTSSHSGLLRLGMWW